In Chitinophagales bacterium, a single genomic region encodes these proteins:
- a CDS encoding TolC family protein, which translates to MKNKNLFCVVALWITCLSLLSQEKATSLNRLSPDQVLTIMRKFHPVIRQANIQVEISENDILGSRGSFDPTLSGKMGEKNLKKEDYYQTKELGIEIPTWYGIDFEAGIANMTGQRLDNAITTGNSTFVGVNIPLLKNLIYDKRRGYLEQAKIMNRLSIHEQRKMVNDVMLDAMKAYWDWVQAYETFKIMDELVDNNLARLKFVQQSIAYGERPSIDSVEAKTQLLSFQIEKENRWTDFLNAGNELSIYLWKENETPYSLPPTVIPNENWDKKFRSAQPNLSYEALMNEGSSNHPEIKMYEEQLNFYRVQRRMYFQDLLPKLDLNYRMLSNTGPQNFSVNEVRPFTENYQYSLKLDIPLRLSEGRANYKSAKLKINYGELALQQKVQSVSLKIKTYFNSYLNYEKLNRLQYENYENYSTMVKAEETRFKNGESNLFTINAREIKALEALEKMIELKTKYFKSIYEVKWSAGVLK; encoded by the coding sequence TTGAAAAATAAAAATCTTTTTTGTGTCGTTGCCTTATGGATTACCTGCCTTAGTTTACTGAGTCAAGAAAAAGCAACTAGTTTAAATCGCTTATCTCCAGATCAGGTTTTAACGATTATGCGAAAATTTCATCCTGTCATACGGCAAGCGAATATTCAAGTGGAAATCTCGGAAAATGACATTTTAGGAAGTCGTGGTAGTTTCGACCCAACTCTTTCGGGAAAAATGGGCGAGAAGAATCTCAAAAAAGAAGATTATTATCAGACCAAAGAATTGGGGATAGAAATACCTACATGGTATGGAATCGATTTTGAAGCTGGTATAGCCAATATGACGGGTCAGCGATTGGACAATGCAATCACTACCGGTAATTCGACTTTTGTAGGAGTGAATATTCCGCTACTGAAAAATCTCATCTATGATAAGAGAAGAGGCTATCTCGAGCAAGCAAAAATTATGAATAGACTATCCATACATGAGCAACGAAAGATGGTTAATGATGTGATGCTCGATGCTATGAAAGCTTATTGGGATTGGGTGCAGGCTTATGAGACCTTTAAAATTATGGACGAGCTCGTAGATAACAACCTGGCTCGATTGAAATTTGTACAACAAAGTATTGCCTATGGAGAGCGACCATCGATAGATTCGGTAGAAGCTAAAACACAACTTCTGAGTTTCCAGATAGAAAAAGAAAATCGATGGACCGATTTTTTAAACGCGGGTAACGAACTCTCTATCTATTTATGGAAAGAAAATGAAACGCCCTATAGCCTTCCACCTACAGTGATTCCAAATGAAAATTGGGATAAAAAGTTTCGATCGGCACAGCCCAATCTCAGCTATGAAGCCCTCATGAACGAAGGATCGTCTAATCACCCAGAGATAAAAATGTATGAAGAACAATTGAATTTCTACCGGGTTCAACGGCGAATGTATTTTCAGGATTTATTGCCAAAGTTAGATTTGAATTATAGAATGCTGAGCAATACAGGTCCTCAAAATTTTTCTGTCAATGAAGTACGACCTTTCACTGAAAACTATCAATACAGCCTCAAACTCGACATTCCGCTTCGCTTATCAGAAGGACGTGCCAACTATAAGTCAGCGAAATTGAAAATCAACTATGGTGAGTTGGCATTACAACAAAAAGTACAGAGCGTATCTCTGAAGATAAAAACCTATTTTAACAGTTATCTCAATTATGAAAAATTGAATCGACTACAATACGAAAACTATGAGAATTATTCGACTATGGTGAAAGCAGAAGAGACCAGATTTAAAAATGGAGAAAGCAACCTCTTCACCATCAATGCCCGCGAAATAAAAGCGCTCGAAGCACTCGAGAAAATGATTGAACTCAAGACCAAATACTTCAAATCTATCTATGAAGTGAAGTGGAGTGCGGGGGTTTTGAAGTAG
- a CDS encoding Fic family protein codes for MEEREQKIIDIVERAGSSSSQFIYEQIKIECSYATLKRDLAKLVKENYISVTGRGKATKYSLSPLYSLLSPIDVNSYFALDVDERKIKKHFNFGVIREVISSYCIFNNEELEKLANLEEKFKTNIKELTTSEYKKEFERLAIDLSWKSSQIEGNTYSLLETERLLIDKQTAAGKTKEEAIMLLNHKDALDFLLEQPNYLEILSISKVEDIHHILTKELSIDRNIRNKRVGISGTNYKPLDNLFQIKEALDLSFCVINGKNNVYEKALLALVLISYIQPFMDGNKRTARIVSNAILINGKYCPMSYRTVDSLEYKKAMLLFYEQNNLSAMKQIFIDQYEFAVNSYF; via the coding sequence ATGGAAGAAAGAGAACAAAAAATCATAGATATTGTTGAGCGAGCTGGTTCAAGTTCTTCGCAATTCATTTATGAACAAATCAAAATAGAATGCAGTTATGCAACTCTAAAAAGAGATTTGGCAAAACTTGTCAAAGAAAATTACATTTCAGTTACAGGGCGTGGCAAGGCTACTAAATATTCTCTATCACCGTTGTATTCCTTGCTGTCACCAATTGATGTAAACTCTTACTTTGCACTCGATGTGGACGAACGAAAAATAAAAAAGCATTTTAATTTTGGTGTAATAAGAGAGGTAATTTCTAGTTATTGTATTTTTAATAATGAAGAGTTGGAAAAATTAGCCAATTTGGAGGAAAAATTTAAAACTAATATTAAAGAGCTAACCACTTCAGAGTACAAAAAGGAATTTGAGAGATTGGCAATAGACCTAAGTTGGAAATCCTCTCAAATAGAAGGGAATACCTACTCTTTACTTGAAACAGAAAGACTTCTAATAGATAAGCAAACGGCAGCCGGTAAGACAAAAGAAGAGGCAATAATGCTCTTAAATCATAAGGATGCACTTGATTTCTTGCTGGAACAGCCCAACTATCTTGAAATTCTATCAATATCTAAGGTCGAAGATATACATCATATTTTGACGAAAGAGTTATCTATAGACCGAAACATTCGTAATAAACGAGTAGGTATATCTGGCACGAATTACAAGCCCTTGGACAATTTATTTCAAATTAAGGAAGCTCTAGATTTATCTTTTTGTGTTATAAATGGCAAAAATAATGTTTATGAAAAAGCCCTTTTAGCACTTGTATTAATTTCTTATATACAGCCTTTTATGGATGGAAATAAGCGGACAGCTAGAATAGTGAGTAATGCAATATTAATCAATGGAAAATATTGTCCAATGTCATATAGGACTGTGGATTCACTAGAATATAAAAAAGCAATGCTTCTTTTTTATGAGCAAAATAATCTATCTGCTATGAAGCAAATTTTTATTGATCAATATGAATTTGCAGTAAACTCATATTTTTAA
- a CDS encoding TetR/AcrR family transcriptional regulator — MEVNISFSVNPQLYKKNPEESAIGKEIVGQSIELINELGIENFTFKKLAVKITHTEATIYRYFENKQMLLLYIVNWYWLYLDFLIEFKIQNLNEPKQKIEEVIAILSQNLSNTKLTSYYNLAPIFQIIIREGNKVYLHTEVKKINNIQLFKPYKDLCAKIASIFQAYNADYNYAHSLASTLIETSHLQIFFAENLPRLTDVNEKNKKNYTYQFLSDLIFKSLN, encoded by the coding sequence ATGGAAGTAAATATTAGCTTTAGTGTCAATCCCCAATTATATAAAAAAAATCCAGAGGAATCTGCGATAGGTAAGGAAATTGTGGGACAAAGTATAGAGCTGATAAATGAATTAGGCATTGAAAATTTTACCTTTAAGAAACTAGCAGTAAAGATAACACATACTGAAGCTACTATCTACAGATATTTTGAAAATAAGCAAATGCTACTCCTCTATATCGTGAATTGGTATTGGCTTTATTTAGATTTTTTGATAGAGTTTAAAATTCAAAATCTCAATGAGCCCAAGCAAAAAATAGAAGAAGTTATAGCCATACTCAGTCAGAATCTAAGCAATACCAAGTTGACATCATATTATAACTTAGCACCGATTTTTCAGATTATTATTCGAGAGGGTAATAAAGTATATCTGCATACCGAGGTTAAAAAAATCAATAACATCCAACTATTTAAACCTTATAAAGATTTATGTGCAAAGATAGCAAGCATATTCCAAGCCTATAATGCAGACTATAACTATGCACATTCTCTAGCTAGTACTTTGATAGAAACTTCTCATTTGCAGATTTTCTTTGCAGAGAACCTACCGCGTCTCACGGATGTCAATGAAAAAAACAAGAAAAATTATACCTATCAATTTCTTTCTGACCTTATTTTTAAATCTTTAAATTAA
- a CDS encoding ATP-binding cassette domain-containing protein, whose amino-acid sequence MQLSLPLGIQAIIGFSFGAQLVVSIYVLIILVIIGVFIVGVLNLNLLKLIEILQQKIFTKNSLEITKTLISIDLQDNSKYYLPEKVNRYFEIFGIQKGLSKLLLDIPLASIQIIMGLIVLAFYESSFIIFGIFLIVLLWLILKYTSNLGLVTSIKESDDKYALASWLEDIARAVRTFKFAQNSDLHIRKTDELAAQYLIDRNKHFNILVTQYKALIGFKVLITAAMLGIGTYLLIEQKINIGEFIAAEIVILMVIGATEKLIYHLDSLYDVATGLAKIESIYEQAKEDEKSQIWKPDSDSGPYFQFHNFSFKFKDSSRYVLEKLNFKINSNTITTITGNEGEGKTTLLKVLASLYRRYEGSLQIEDFEISGYNIESLRQHSGFYFRNQEIITASLLENITLGKEGIEGEEVISLIKELNFHSIIQGNAHGLNTILEPLGSRLSTNMVKKILLLRTLIHKPKMLFMDEPFIGLFDGEKKALLDYLDKIKKSTTIVIIANDKEVIQRSDMVLHLENGNASIR is encoded by the coding sequence GTGCAGCTTTCCTTGCCTTTAGGTATTCAAGCAATCATTGGATTTAGCTTTGGTGCACAGCTAGTCGTGTCCATTTATGTCCTAATCATCTTGGTTATTATCGGTGTTTTTATTGTAGGAGTATTGAATCTCAATCTGTTGAAATTGATTGAAATTTTACAGCAAAAAATCTTCACTAAAAATTCCTTAGAAATCACAAAAACCTTGATTAGTATTGATCTGCAAGACAATAGCAAGTATTATCTGCCAGAAAAGGTCAATCGCTACTTTGAGATATTTGGCATTCAGAAAGGCTTGTCCAAATTATTATTGGATATCCCCTTGGCCTCTATTCAAATCATTATGGGCTTGATAGTATTGGCATTTTATGAGAGCAGCTTCATAATTTTTGGTATCTTCCTTATAGTGCTGCTTTGGCTTATTTTGAAATATACTTCCAATTTAGGCTTAGTTACATCGATTAAAGAAAGCGATGACAAGTATGCGCTTGCTTCCTGGCTCGAGGATATTGCCAGAGCAGTTCGCACTTTTAAATTTGCTCAGAATTCGGATTTACATATTAGAAAAACGGATGAACTCGCTGCGCAATACTTGATAGATAGAAACAAACACTTCAATATACTCGTAACGCAGTACAAAGCCTTAATTGGTTTCAAAGTACTTATTACGGCGGCTATGCTCGGGATAGGAACTTATTTGCTCATCGAGCAGAAAATCAATATTGGTGAGTTTATAGCCGCAGAAATTGTTATTCTAATGGTGATAGGTGCCACAGAGAAACTCATTTACCACCTCGATAGTTTATATGATGTCGCCACAGGATTGGCGAAAATCGAAAGTATTTATGAACAAGCAAAGGAAGATGAAAAATCACAAATATGGAAACCAGATAGCGATTCGGGCCCCTATTTTCAGTTTCATAATTTCAGTTTCAAATTTAAAGATAGTTCCCGGTATGTATTGGAGAAACTAAATTTCAAAATCAATAGCAATACGATAACCACTATTACAGGAAATGAAGGCGAAGGTAAAACCACCTTATTAAAAGTTTTAGCTTCGCTCTACAGACGCTACGAAGGAAGTTTGCAGATAGAGGACTTTGAAATTTCAGGCTATAATATCGAGTCTCTCAGACAGCATTCAGGTTTTTATTTCCGCAATCAAGAGATAATAACCGCAAGCCTTTTAGAAAATATTACACTGGGAAAAGAAGGCATAGAGGGTGAAGAAGTCATATCTCTTATTAAGGAACTAAATTTTCACTCGATTATTCAAGGTAATGCGCATGGGTTAAATACTATTTTAGAGCCTCTGGGTTCTAGGCTATCTACTAATATGGTCAAGAAAATTCTTCTACTACGAACCTTGATACACAAGCCGAAAATGCTCTTTATGGACGAACCATTCATAGGACTTTTCGATGGGGAGAAGAAGGCACTTTTGGACTACTTGGATAAGATTAAAAAATCTACAACGATAGTCATTATCGCAAACGATAAAGAAGTTATCCAGCGAAGCGATATGGTTCTTCATTTAGAAAATGGTAATGCAAGTATTCGATAG
- a CDS encoding family 20 glycosylhydrolase gives MKRKLIILLAFIVNISLYSQQFGLVPKPFSTKVMGQKFTIKGTQFVGHCPDSFFNIQYVKKMMKSNDTSTKFTRIDLEIDTADAIRDNYKMRLFKNDITIKAGKVGAFYALQALKKMDENKTLAEGEIMSGTRAKYRGMHLDVCRHFFTVEEVKKYIDMMARYQFNYFHWHLTEDQGWRIEIKKYPKLTEIGSKRSGTLIGRQTSPEGDGNYDNITVNGYYTQAQIKEIVAYAKEKFITVVPEIDMPGHMLAAIASYPHLSCTGKPVEVGKRWGVYDEVLCPCQESTYKFVEDVLDEVIALFPSEYIHIGGDEVVKTTWKNSPQCKTFMRDNKIHDVEELQSYFIKRVEKYVNSKGRKIIGWDEILEGGLAPNATVMSWRGEAGGIAAAKAKHNAIMTPGKPLYFDHGYSKSKDEPINIGGKNTLADVYNYKYSPFTYYDTNYRYILGAQGNVWTEYMKNWQKVEYMVYPRMQALSEIFWIPDDSKNLYEFYERLGLELEWMDKQGINYRIPEPIGYKDTLEVNQTVELNLWPICKKHTVYAYLDDKPLNMSNFITTIEPSNKPRTIVVSVSNENRTSLPYTMFIPAKK, from the coding sequence TTGAAAAGAAAGTTAATCATATTATTAGCATTTATAGTTAATATTAGTTTGTATTCTCAGCAATTCGGACTCGTGCCCAAGCCTTTTTCTACTAAGGTTATGGGACAGAAATTTACCATAAAGGGCACTCAATTTGTCGGCCATTGCCCTGATAGTTTTTTCAATATTCAGTATGTAAAAAAAATGATGAAATCAAATGATACGTCTACTAAGTTTACTAGAATAGACCTAGAGATAGATACAGCAGACGCGATAAGGGATAATTATAAAATGCGCCTTTTTAAAAATGACATCACGATAAAAGCTGGTAAAGTAGGAGCATTCTACGCACTTCAAGCTTTGAAAAAAATGGATGAGAATAAGACTTTGGCTGAAGGCGAAATTATGTCAGGAACGAGAGCTAAGTATCGAGGAATGCACTTAGATGTTTGTAGGCATTTTTTTACAGTAGAAGAGGTGAAAAAATATATCGACATGATGGCGCGTTATCAGTTTAATTACTTTCATTGGCATTTGACCGAAGATCAAGGGTGGCGAATTGAAATAAAAAAATACCCCAAACTCACAGAAATAGGCAGTAAGCGTAGTGGCACCTTGATAGGTCGCCAGACCAGTCCAGAAGGGGATGGAAATTATGACAATATTACCGTCAATGGGTATTATACTCAAGCACAAATCAAAGAGATTGTGGCTTATGCAAAGGAGAAATTTATAACAGTAGTGCCCGAGATAGATATGCCTGGTCACATGTTGGCGGCTATAGCATCCTATCCTCATCTGAGCTGCACTGGAAAACCTGTGGAGGTAGGAAAGCGATGGGGTGTATATGACGAAGTATTATGTCCATGTCAGGAATCTACTTATAAATTTGTAGAGGATGTGTTAGATGAAGTGATAGCTCTGTTTCCCTCTGAATATATACACATAGGTGGAGATGAAGTCGTCAAGACTACATGGAAGAATTCTCCTCAGTGTAAAACATTTATGAGAGACAATAAAATTCATGATGTAGAAGAGCTACAAAGTTATTTTATAAAAAGGGTGGAAAAGTATGTCAATAGTAAGGGCCGCAAAATCATAGGATGGGATGAAATCCTAGAAGGGGGATTAGCTCCTAATGCTACCGTGATGAGCTGGAGAGGAGAAGCGGGAGGTATAGCCGCAGCCAAGGCAAAACATAATGCCATTATGACACCTGGCAAGCCCTTGTACTTTGACCATGGATACAGTAAATCTAAAGATGAGCCCATCAATATTGGTGGAAAAAATACATTAGCTGATGTCTATAATTATAAATATAGCCCATTTACTTATTACGATACGAATTATAGATATATTTTAGGTGCACAAGGTAATGTATGGACAGAGTATATGAAGAATTGGCAGAAAGTTGAGTACATGGTCTATCCTCGTATGCAGGCTCTTAGTGAAATATTCTGGATACCGGATGATTCAAAAAATTTATATGAGTTTTATGAGCGATTGGGATTAGAATTAGAATGGATGGATAAGCAAGGTATAAACTATCGAATCCCGGAACCCATAGGATATAAAGATACCTTAGAAGTTAATCAAACGGTGGAGCTCAATCTTTGGCCAATTTGCAAGAAGCACACGGTTTATGCATACTTGGATGACAAACCTTTGAATATGTCAAATTTTATTACTACGATAGAACCTTCAAATAAGCCTCGCACTATTGTGGTAAGTGTGAGTAATGAAAATAGAACAAGTCTACCTTATACCATGTTTATTCCTGCTAAAAAATAA
- a CDS encoding YegS/Rv2252/BmrU family lipid kinase codes for MTTRKIALIANLASKNHSDQSKFDAFVFDKLEENEIEIAFYKTNSLQNLEKVVRLGLQNHITEFVTIGGDGSLHHLVNQLFRHAPDISQIKIAVLPKGTGNDYIRNFNFQSKREILDTLLKSSYKAIDIGQLNFDAYTKYFINMLGIGFSAAVVKKLNRYKWLGGISYYLALVDTFFSYQSDMIHLIIDGKEQIYDCFQLSVGNGKYAGNGMKLCPEAITDDGFFEVNIIRKISLWKLLRYMHTLKDGSYLNYISSLTLRAQTITILDSSSLHCEADGEEIPMPKEIAILPQIVKMPVG; via the coding sequence TTGACTACTCGTAAAATTGCGCTCATAGCCAATTTGGCTTCTAAAAACCATAGTGACCAAAGCAAATTTGATGCTTTTGTTTTCGACAAATTAGAAGAAAATGAAATTGAAATAGCATTTTATAAAACCAATTCCCTACAAAATTTAGAAAAAGTAGTAAGACTTGGTCTACAAAATCATATCACAGAGTTTGTAACTATTGGTGGCGATGGAAGTTTACACCACTTAGTGAATCAATTATTTCGTCATGCGCCAGATATTTCACAAATAAAAATAGCGGTATTGCCCAAGGGCACAGGCAATGATTATATCCGAAATTTTAACTTTCAGTCGAAGCGAGAAATTCTAGACACACTCTTAAAATCAAGCTATAAAGCTATCGACATAGGTCAGTTAAACTTTGATGCCTACACAAAATATTTTATCAATATGCTAGGTATAGGCTTCAGTGCAGCAGTGGTTAAAAAGTTGAATCGCTACAAGTGGCTTGGCGGAATTAGTTATTATTTGGCATTGGTTGATACGTTTTTTAGCTATCAATCGGACATGATACATTTGATTATAGACGGCAAGGAACAAATTTATGATTGTTTCCAACTCTCGGTAGGTAATGGTAAATATGCAGGCAATGGAATGAAGCTATGCCCAGAGGCCATCACAGATGATGGCTTTTTTGAGGTAAATATCATTCGCAAAATAAGCTTGTGGAAATTACTGCGCTATATGCATACCTTGAAAGATGGTAGTTATTTGAATTACATTTCATCCCTTACCTTACGCGCGCAAACCATCACAATATTGGATAGTAGCTCCTTGCATTGTGAAGCGGACGGTGAAGAAATACCTATGCCGAAAGAAATTGCTATTTTGCCTCAAATAGTTAAAATGCCAGTTGGATAA
- a CDS encoding TerC family protein yields MEFLVPLITLIILEVILGIDNIIFISILADKLPAEQRDKLRYWGIGLAMVMRLILLFFISWILKLDNTLFTLFNIDFSGKSLILILGGLFLLFKATKEIYHQTEIKDEDSPVHSKAKTFQKLLLEVILLDLVFSVDSIITAVGMVEELWVMYTAVIVTVIIMLIASKPISDFIKQHQSFKILALCFLMMIGVSLLGEGLQFHIPKGYIYFAMFFSFMVDVIQMRADKRKMQIK; encoded by the coding sequence ATGGAATTTCTAGTGCCACTAATCACACTTATCATTCTTGAAGTCATTCTCGGTATTGACAATATAATTTTCATTTCGATATTGGCCGACAAGCTACCTGCTGAGCAGCGAGATAAACTGCGCTACTGGGGTATAGGACTCGCTATGGTCATGCGTCTCATTCTCTTGTTCTTTATCTCGTGGATACTCAAGTTGGATAATACCTTATTCACGCTATTCAATATTGATTTTTCGGGCAAGTCTCTGATTCTAATACTCGGAGGACTCTTCCTTTTATTCAAAGCTACTAAAGAGATTTATCATCAAACAGAAATTAAGGATGAAGATTCGCCAGTACACTCAAAGGCGAAGACCTTCCAAAAATTGCTCTTAGAAGTTATTCTGCTTGATTTGGTTTTCTCGGTGGATTCTATTATCACCGCAGTAGGAATGGTAGAGGAGCTATGGGTGATGTACACTGCAGTTATTGTCACGGTTATCATTATGCTGATAGCATCTAAACCAATCAGCGATTTTATCAAACAGCACCAATCTTTCAAAATACTAGCACTTTGTTTCTTAATGATGATAGGTGTATCACTTCTAGGGGAAGGCCTACAATTCCATATACCAAAAGGCTATATTTATTTTGCCATGTTCTTCTCATTTATGGTAGATGTAATTCAAATGAGGGCAGACAAGAGAAAAATGCAGATAAAATAA
- a CDS encoding biotin/lipoyl-binding protein, giving the protein MIKIQVAQQEAKIFSDEQIAQFKDDLDIKEVQSQIYSVLHNHKSHEISISKIDRESRTISLTIDGIATQVKYASKMDLLLEKMGIDTSSANKLTVLKAPMPGLVVDWFVKEGDSVQAGDKLLILEAMKMENVIKSTGEGTIKKIHPAKGIAVEKNQLLIEFN; this is encoded by the coding sequence ATGATAAAAATACAAGTAGCCCAGCAGGAAGCCAAGATTTTCTCTGACGAGCAAATAGCTCAGTTTAAAGATGATCTAGACATAAAAGAAGTACAATCTCAAATCTATAGTGTACTACACAATCACAAGAGCCATGAAATATCGATATCTAAAATCGATAGAGAATCACGCACGATAAGCTTGACGATAGATGGCATAGCTACACAAGTTAAATATGCTAGCAAAATGGATTTACTCCTGGAAAAAATGGGAATAGATACCAGCTCTGCCAATAAACTAACCGTATTAAAAGCGCCTATGCCGGGTCTAGTCGTAGATTGGTTCGTGAAAGAAGGTGATAGCGTGCAAGCAGGCGATAAGCTGCTCATTCTCGAGGCTATGAAGATGGAAAATGTCATCAAATCTACTGGTGAAGGAACTATCAAAAAGATACACCCAGCCAAAGGAATAGCGGTTGAAAAAAATCAATTGCTGATAGAGTTCAATTAG
- a CDS encoding HlyD family efflux transporter periplasmic adaptor subunit, producing the protein MRDYKERSYSHIYSEKRVMRFSYWLKGSILAFIVFLFLPWTQNIQSNGLVTTRLQENRPQNIQTQIGGRIAQWKVKEGDFVRKGDTILVLTEVKDNYLDPKLVERTREQASAKRASIDYYKGKANATQYQIEAIERGRSLKIQQLKNYRIQLQSKLKAEQAELVAATNDYNLALDQRDRQRKMFQEGLVSQTQLQQREVSFQNALAKKTIVENKIAQTQQEIINNQVEQNSTEQEYMEKKQKAEGDRLSSLSDANTSLAEAAKLENQVSNYEVRSEQYIVKAPQDGQVVQVARSGIGEILKEGEVIGLVVPDRNSAYAVEVFVRPVDLPLIEKGQKVRMIFDGFPTIVFTGWPKGSYGTFGGEIVAFENTISDNGMFRVLVVEDKKDDPWPKQIKVGSGAKSIVLLKEVPIWYEVWRNINGFPPDYYKMNNKTPTKVEK; encoded by the coding sequence ATGAGAGACTATAAAGAAAGATCATACAGCCACATATACAGCGAGAAGCGCGTTATGCGTTTTAGCTATTGGTTAAAGGGAAGTATTCTTGCCTTCATAGTTTTTCTATTTCTACCTTGGACTCAGAATATTCAGAGCAATGGTTTGGTGACGACCAGACTGCAAGAAAATCGTCCTCAGAATATTCAAACTCAGATAGGAGGTCGCATAGCACAATGGAAAGTGAAGGAGGGAGATTTTGTGCGCAAAGGAGATACGATATTAGTTTTGACAGAGGTGAAAGACAATTATCTCGACCCAAAACTAGTAGAGCGCACACGCGAACAGGCGAGTGCCAAGCGAGCGAGTATCGATTATTATAAAGGCAAAGCCAATGCGACTCAATACCAAATAGAAGCTATAGAGCGTGGTCGGAGTTTAAAAATTCAACAATTAAAAAACTATCGTATTCAGTTACAAAGTAAACTCAAAGCGGAACAAGCCGAATTGGTGGCCGCCACCAATGATTATAATCTAGCGCTAGACCAGCGTGACCGTCAGCGCAAGATGTTTCAGGAGGGTCTCGTATCACAGACTCAGCTGCAGCAGCGCGAGGTATCCTTTCAAAATGCCTTGGCTAAAAAGACTATTGTAGAAAATAAAATAGCCCAGACGCAGCAAGAAATCATCAACAATCAAGTAGAGCAGAATAGTACCGAACAAGAATACATGGAAAAAAAGCAAAAAGCGGAGGGTGATCGTTTGTCGTCATTGAGCGATGCCAATACTTCTCTGGCCGAGGCAGCCAAGCTGGAAAATCAAGTATCTAACTATGAAGTGCGCAGCGAACAGTATATCGTAAAAGCACCACAAGACGGACAGGTAGTGCAGGTAGCTCGTTCTGGTATCGGAGAAATCCTCAAGGAAGGTGAGGTCATAGGTCTCGTAGTGCCCGACAGAAATAGTGCTTATGCTGTAGAAGTATTTGTGCGTCCCGTAGATTTACCATTGATAGAAAAAGGACAGAAAGTTCGAATGATTTTTGATGGATTTCCTACCATCGTATTTACAGGATGGCCCAAAGGTAGTTATGGTACTTTTGGTGGTGAAATCGTTGCATTTGAAAATACAATTAGTGACAACGGGATGTTTAGAGTCTTGGTCGTGGAGGATAAAAAGGATGACCCATGGCCAAAACAAATCAAGGTGGGTTCGGGAGCTAAAAGTATAGTCCTGCTCAAGGAAGTTCCGATTTGGTATGAAGTATGGCGAAATATCAATGGCTTCCCACCTGATTATTACAAGATGAATAATAAAACACCAACGAAGGTTGAAAAATAA